Below is a window of Agathobacter rectalis ATCC 33656 DNA.
CATTTTGCTGAACCACGAAGCTGTGGAAATTGGTGAAGTGTCTCTATTTTTTTATAAATTTTATTTTCGATAAAATGAAAAAATGAAAGAAGAAACAGGAAAGAGAGGACATTACTATGACAGAAGAGATTAGTGGAGTAATTTTCGGAGTCTGGTTCCTTATTGGAGCAGCATTGGTTTTCTGGATGCAGGCAGGTTTTGCTATGGTAGAAGCAGGTTTTACCAGAGCAAAGAATACCGGTAACATCCTTATGAAAAACCTCATGGATTTCTGTATTGGTACAGTTGTATTCATACTGATTGGTTTTTCACTTTTATTAGGTGAAGATGTTCTTGGTTTCATCGGTAAACCGGGATTTGACATCTTTACATCTTACAAAGATTTTGACTGGTCAAACTTTGTATTCAACCTGGTTTTCTGTGCGACAACAGCAACTATCGTATCAGGAGCTATGGCTGAGAGAACAAAATTTATTTCCTACTGTGTTTATTCAGGAGTTATTTCAGCACTTATTTATCCAATCGAGGCTCACTGGATCTGGGGTGGTGGCTGGCTTTCACAGATTGGCTTCCATGATTTCGCAGGTTCATGTGCCATCCACATGGTTGGTGGTATCAGTGCTCTTGTAGGAGCTGCAATTCTTGGACCTCGTATCGGAAAGTTTACAAAGGATAAAAACGGAAAGATTACAAAAGTAAACGCTATTCCGGGACATAACATCACAATCGGTGCACTCGGTGTATTCATTCTCTGGCTTGGCTGGTATGGATTCAACGGTGCAGCAGCAAAATCAGTAGAGCAGCTTGGTTCTATCTTTGTAACAACAACAATCGCACCTGCACTTGCAACAGTAGTATGTATGATTTTCACATGGCTCAAATATGGCAAGCCTGATGTGTCAATGTGTCTGAATGCTTCACTTGCAGGACTTGTAGCTATCACAGCAGGCTGTGATGTAACAGATGCACTTGGTGCTATCATTATCGGTTCCGTAGCAGGACTTCTCGTCTGCTTCGGTGTATGGTTCCTTGACAATGTACTTCGTGTTGATGACCCTGTAGGTGCTGTCGCAGTACATATGATGAATGGTATCTGGGGAACAATCGCTGTTGGTCTTTTTGCCACAAACAGTGCTCCGGGATATTCAATTGCTGATTCAAAGGGTAACGAGCTCGTAGGACTTTTCTACGGCGGTGGATTTAAGCTTTTAGGACTCCAGCTCACAGGATTTGTTTCTGTTGCAGCATGGACAGTAGTTACTATTACAATCGTATTCCTTGTTATCAAGGCTACACTGGGACTTAGAGTTTCAGAGGAAGAGGAAATCATCGGACTTGACCCAACAGAGCATGGTCTTCCATCAGCATACGCAGGATTTGCTATCATGGATGTATCAGGTGATGTTATGGATGTCAATGAAAATACAGACCTTGGTTCTTCTGAGTATGCAACAGCTTCTCAGGCAAAGAAGGATGCAGCAGTGCCTGTTGTAAATGCAACAACACCGGCTTCAGCAAGCGGTATCCACAAGGTTGTTATTATTTCAAAGCTTACAAAGTACGACAAGCTTCGTAAGGCTATGAATGACTTAGGTGTAACAGGAATGACAGTGACACAGGTTATGGGCTGTGGTATCCAGAAGGGTGCCGGCGAGAAATACCGTGGAGCTGAGCTTGATGCGACATTACTTCCAAAGGTTAAGGTTGAGGTAATCGTTGGCAAGATTCCGGTAGAAAAGGTTATTGAGACTGCTAAGAAGACTCTCTACACCGGACATATCGGAGATGGTAAGATCTTCGTTTACGACGTGGCACAGGTTGTCAAGGTTCGTACAGGCGAGGAAGGAATTGAGGCATTACAGGATGTAGAGTAATGCAAATTATTATCTAATCCCCTTAGCATATATACATCAACAAAAACCCCCGAGGATATGATCCTTGGGGGTTTTGCTTTAGATAATTAAGTTGTGAATCGTAATGGTTAACGATGAGTGTTACCGGATGAACCGGAGCTGCCGGTATCAGTACCACCTGAACCTGAGCCACCGGTACCGGAAGCACCGGCTCCAGAGCCGCTTGAACCGGAACCGCCAGTGCCAGTACCGGAGCTACCAGTACCAGCACCTGAGCTAGCACCGGTACCAGTTTCAGCCCCACCTGTCTGTGCTCCAGCCGCAGTGCCATCAGTACTGCCCGGTGTAGTACCGGAATTGGTAGGATCCGTGGTGGTTGGTGAGCTGTTAATCAGCGATGTTGCATCATGTAATGTACATACGGTATTCATGAACGTATCATCTGCCATGAATTCATATTCAGGGCTGCCTGATACAGCGCCTGTTATAAATACCTTTGATGTTTTATTCGGACAATATGGACCGGCAATGGCTCCCGAATCGGCACAAATCTCAAGTGCAACATGATGGTCGCAGCTGTCTGTCGGCACAGTGTCCGTATCAAAATATTCAGTTGTCAGCATTGATCCTCGAGGATCATTGTCACATGTTCCCTCTAAAGGAACAAGCCCTGATTTGCTGCATACCGTGGTATTTGTTATACCATCCGGCTGTACAAAGTCTTTGGTTTCTAGTCCTTCATGGATTCTGCTCATGGCATTCCTCCATATATTCTTAGGGTAGGATGTGAGCTTGCCGGACTGTTTTGAGTTGTCATCATAGCCGCCCCATACGACACATGTGTAGTATGGTGTGTAGCCTGCCCACAGGCAGTCGCGGTTGCTGGTTGTGGTACCGGATTTACCCGCCTGGGCTATCTGGCTGTCAAAGCGCGCCAGCTTTCCGGTTCCCTGTGTCAGAACATCCTTCATGGCATCTGTAAGAAGCCATGCCGTAGTATCCTTGATTACAGTACGTGTGTCCTGTGTAGTGGTCTTGTCAAGTAATACATTGCCATCGTGGTCAAGAACCTGAGTGTAGAACTTTGGCTCTAAGTATACTCCGCCGTTGGCTATAGTAGCATATGCACCTGTGAGCTCAAGGTTTGTGACACCCTTTGTCAGTCCGCCGAGTGCCAGTGACAGGTTTTTGTCGGAATCGGTGAGAGTTGAAATACCGAAATCCTCCGCATATTTGTAACCGAGATCAACCCCGATATCCTGTAAGGTTTTGACTGTTACAATATTGATGGACTTTGTTATTGCCCATCGGATGGAGGTAAAGCCTCCGAAAGATTTGTCATAGTTGTTAAAGGTTTTTGAACCTACTGTAAACGGTGCATCATCCTGCACGGATGCAAGTGTTTTGCCGCCTGCATCAAGAGCAGCAGCATAGCAGCCGATTATCTTGAAGGTAGAGCCGGGCTGTCTGCATGTATCTGTGGCTCTGTTCCATGTTCTGTTGCCGGATTTGTCACCGCGACCGCCTACCAGTGCCTTTACTTCACCGGTGCTCTGGTCGATGACTGTCATGGCAACCTGCGGCTCCAGCGTGATATTGACAGCTTCAGAACCCTCCACAATTGAATCGCCCTCCTCAAGTACATCCTGCTCGTACTGTGCAATAGCTGCATTGCATTCATCAGGGCTTGAGTAGTTGATGCTGAAATCATCATTGTTGGTTTTCTTCTTATAAAAAGAGAGCATGGTCTGGTTTGTGTAGGTCTTGTACGAACCGTCTGCCTTTTTTACTTCGAAGGAAAGCTGGAACGAATACTTTGCATCGGACGGATAGTTGGATGGATTGTTTGCCTCCTCGTCACATATAGTCTGCATTGTAAGGTCCTGGGTCGATTTGATAGTCAGTCCGCCCTTGTAAATCAGCTTGTAGGCTTCTGTCTCAGAGTAACCGGCGGCTGTGAGATCGTCGAACACGTTGTCGATGAGAGCATCAATAAAGTATGTGTTCACAGAGCCTGAGCCTGTGGTGTTGTACTCAGCAATTCTTGAGTAGACATCATCGGCCATGGCCTCATCATATTGCGCCTTGGAGATATAGCCCTGATCCTTCATGTTATTTAACACCTTTTCACGTCTCTTGGCATTTTTGTCAGGGTGTGTGATAGGGTTGTAGCCGGATGGATTCTGAGTGATACCTGCGATGACAGATGCTTCGGAAAGCGTGAGCTCTGAGACATCCTTGTTAAAGTACTTCTTGGATGCGGCCTGCACACCGAGGGTATTTGCTCCCAGATTGACCGAATTCATGTAGTTTTCAAGAATCCAGTCCTTGTCGTTTACCTGCTTTTCGAGCTCAAGGGCAAGGTACTGCTCCTGAATCTTTCTCTGAAGCTTTTCTACAAAGGAAGTTTCGCTTGTCCAGCTGGTCAGTACGTTGTTCTTGATGAGCTGCTGTGTTATTGTGCTGGCTCCCTCACTGAATCTGCCCTTTGACAGACCGGAGATAAAGGCTCTTCCGATACCATGCAGGTCGATGCCGTTGTGGTCGTAAAAGCGTTCATCCTCGATTGCAACAAAAGCATGCTGCAAATCCAGCGGAATCTCATCGATGGTGACATACTGCCTGTTTGCCCCCTGACCTACGAGTGTGGCGGTTTCTTCTCCGTTTGCCGCCAGAACGGTAGTTGAGTAGCCGGTAGGAGTGACATCGATCTTTGATATGTCAGGTGCGGAATCAATGATTCCCTTCATGACACCGATTCCTGAACTGATGCCGGCTGCGCCTGCTACAATTACTACAACCAGAAGAATCTTTAGAACAATGAGCTTGAACTTGTTTTTGACCTTAGAGCTCTTATTGTCATATTTCCGGAGCAGCTGCATTGTAGCTTTTTTGCCGTAATTCATATATAGGCCTCCTTGTCATTATAAAGATTTGTAATCTTGTTTGTATATACTGTGATTAGAAAATAAACAGTATACATTATTATATCAAATATAGCATTTAAATGCAATTTACAGATTGGTTTTCATATTATATAATACAGGTAACAATTATAAAGTGTCTTTAAGATGCATGAGTGTAATCAGGCAATATCAGGATGGAAAGAATATCATATGTCAGAGAATACTATAAGCCTGTACGTGTACAAGGGCGGACAGGGTGAGATAACAGAGAAGAAATCGAGGTTTATAGCAACCGTAAGGCCGGTAGAGTCTGAGGATGAGGCTGTAAGCTTCATCAATGAGACGAAAAAGAAATACTGGGATGCAAGGCACAACTGCAGTGCCTTTGTTATAGGAAAGAGACAGGAGCTGACCAGATGCTCGGATGACGGGGAGCCTGCAGGCACCGCAGGCCGTCCTATGCTTGATGTGCTCCTTAAGGAAAATATCCACAATGCCGCTGTTGTAGTAACGAGGTACTTCGGTGGGGTGCTGCTTGGCACAGGCGGACTGGTGCGTGCGTATCAGCAAGCCACAAAGGCGGGGCTTTCGGCAAGTGAGATAATAGAGAAGAAGGAGGGTGCAGTACTGTTTATCAGGACGGACTATACCGGAATCGGAAGACTTCAGTATCTGTTTGCACAGGAGAAGATTACGGTGATGGACACAGCGTATGAGGCGGATGTGCTCGTAAAAGCCGTTATCCCGGAAAATGATAAAAAACGCATAGAGAAAACAATCATAGAGCAGACAAACGGCACGGCAAAGCTTGAGTGGGGTGATGAGGTGACATTTGCTGAATATGATGGCGAGGTGTTGCTGTTTAAAAATTAGCCGGTGCTCACATTTTAGCAGGACAAGCAGAATTTATATTCAATTACATTCAATTAAAATAAAAAAATACTTGACACTATATGACCACATGTGTATAATATCATTTGTTGAGACAACACATTGGCCCATCGCCAAATGGTAAGGCAACGGACTCTGACTCCGTCATTTCAAGGTTCGAATCCTTGTGGGCCAGCTAAAGGGAACTTCGATAGAAGTTCCCTTTTTTTCTTGTGTAATAATGCGATTTGTTATAAAATAAAAACGTATATGACTTAAATAGTTATAGAAGGATGGTGTAATATGAACAAGAATTTTTTGAGAATTATTAATCTTATAGAAGAACTCGGCTCTGAAAAAAAGACACCAATTACTATACAGCAATACCAGGATATCATTAATAAAAGCTCAAATCTTTGGATGTCCAATGGTGTGGATGAAGCGTTTAGATTTATCAGAAGTTACTTCAATTTTATAGACTAGAGGAATTAGATATGGCTTTTTCATTTGACAGCAGAATACGTTACAGCGAGGTGGATTCGTCATGCAGACTGAGCCTTACGGGGCTTACCAATTATTTTCAGGACTGTAGTGTGTTTCACTCACAGTCACATGATGTGGGAATCAGATTTCTTGCGGACAATCATATAGCATGGGTGCTTTCATCATGGCAGATATGCATAAACAGGCTTCCACTGCTTAATGAACAGGTAAAGATATCCACATGGGCATATGGTATGAAGGCGTTTTACGGTTACAGAAATTTCACACTTGAAGATGCAGGCGGCAGCACACTGGCATATGCCAATTCTGTCTGGGTGCTTGTTGATACACGAACC
It encodes the following:
- a CDS encoding transglycosylase domain-containing protein, which gives rise to MNYGKKATMQLLRKYDNKSSKVKNKFKLIVLKILLVVVIVAGAAGISSGIGVMKGIIDSAPDISKIDVTPTGYSTTVLAANGEETATLVGQGANRQYVTIDEIPLDLQHAFVAIEDERFYDHNGIDLHGIGRAFISGLSKGRFSEGASTITQQLIKNNVLTSWTSETSFVEKLQRKIQEQYLALELEKQVNDKDWILENYMNSVNLGANTLGVQAASKKYFNKDVSELTLSEASVIAGITQNPSGYNPITHPDKNAKRREKVLNNMKDQGYISKAQYDEAMADDVYSRIAEYNTTGSGSVNTYFIDALIDNVFDDLTAAGYSETEAYKLIYKGGLTIKSTQDLTMQTICDEEANNPSNYPSDAKYSFQLSFEVKKADGSYKTYTNQTMLSFYKKKTNNDDFSINYSSPDECNAAIAQYEQDVLEEGDSIVEGSEAVNITLEPQVAMTVIDQSTGEVKALVGGRGDKSGNRTWNRATDTCRQPGSTFKIIGCYAAALDAGGKTLASVQDDAPFTVGSKTFNNYDKSFGGFTSIRWAITKSINIVTVKTLQDIGVDLGYKYAEDFGISTLTDSDKNLSLALGGLTKGVTNLELTGAYATIANGGVYLEPKFYTQVLDHDGNVLLDKTTTQDTRTVIKDTTAWLLTDAMKDVLTQGTGKLARFDSQIAQAGKSGTTTSNRDCLWAGYTPYYTCVVWGGYDDNSKQSGKLTSYPKNIWRNAMSRIHEGLETKDFVQPDGITNTTVCSKSGLVPLEGTCDNDPRGSMLTTEYFDTDTVPTDSCDHHVALEICADSGAIAGPYCPNKTSKVFITGAVSGSPEYEFMADDTFMNTVCTLHDATSLINSSPTTTDPTNSGTTPGSTDGTAAGAQTGGAETGTGASSGAGTGSSGTGTGGSGSSGSGAGASGTGGSGSGGTDTGSSGSSGNTHR
- a CDS encoding ammonium transporter; this encodes MTEEISGVIFGVWFLIGAALVFWMQAGFAMVEAGFTRAKNTGNILMKNLMDFCIGTVVFILIGFSLLLGEDVLGFIGKPGFDIFTSYKDFDWSNFVFNLVFCATTATIVSGAMAERTKFISYCVYSGVISALIYPIEAHWIWGGGWLSQIGFHDFAGSCAIHMVGGISALVGAAILGPRIGKFTKDKNGKITKVNAIPGHNITIGALGVFILWLGWYGFNGAAAKSVEQLGSIFVTTTIAPALATVVCMIFTWLKYGKPDVSMCLNASLAGLVAITAGCDVTDALGAIIIGSVAGLLVCFGVWFLDNVLRVDDPVGAVAVHMMNGIWGTIAVGLFATNSAPGYSIADSKGNELVGLFYGGGFKLLGLQLTGFVSVAAWTVVTITIVFLVIKATLGLRVSEEEEIIGLDPTEHGLPSAYAGFAIMDVSGDVMDVNENTDLGSSEYATASQAKKDAAVPVVNATTPASASGIHKVVIISKLTKYDKLRKAMNDLGVTGMTVTQVMGCGIQKGAGEKYRGAELDATLLPKVKVEVIVGKIPVEKVIETAKKTLYTGHIGDGKIFVYDVAQVVKVRTGEEGIEALQDVE
- a CDS encoding YigZ family protein; amino-acid sequence: MSENTISLYVYKGGQGEITEKKSRFIATVRPVESEDEAVSFINETKKKYWDARHNCSAFVIGKRQELTRCSDDGEPAGTAGRPMLDVLLKENIHNAAVVVTRYFGGVLLGTGGLVRAYQQATKAGLSASEIIEKKEGAVLFIRTDYTGIGRLQYLFAQEKITVMDTAYEADVLVKAVIPENDKKRIEKTIIEQTNGTAKLEWGDEVTFAEYDGEVLLFKN